One segment of Pseudomonas asgharzadehiana DNA contains the following:
- the kdgD gene encoding 5-dehydro-4-deoxyglucarate dehydratase: MNPQELKSILSHGLLSFPVTDFNAQGDFHQAGYIKRLEWLAPYGATALFAAGGTGEFFSLAASEYSQVVKTAVDTCATSVPILAGVGGSTRQAIEYAQEAERLGAKGLLLLPHYLTEASQDGVAAHVEAVCKSVKIGVVVYNRNVCRLTAPLLERLAERCPNLIGYKDGLGDIELMVSIRRRLGDRFSYLGGLPTAEVYAAAYKALGVPVYSSAVFNFIPKTAMDFYHAIAREDHTTVAKIIDDFFLPYLDIRNRKAGYAVSIVKAGAKIVGYDAGPVRTPLTDLLPEEYEALAALIDKQGPQ, from the coding sequence ATGAATCCACAAGAACTGAAGTCCATCCTCTCCCACGGTCTGCTGTCTTTCCCCGTGACCGATTTCAATGCCCAGGGTGACTTCCACCAGGCGGGCTATATCAAGCGCCTTGAGTGGCTGGCCCCTTATGGCGCCACCGCCTTGTTCGCAGCCGGCGGCACCGGTGAGTTTTTCTCCCTGGCCGCCAGCGAATATTCCCAAGTGGTAAAGACCGCTGTTGATACCTGCGCCACCAGCGTGCCGATCCTCGCCGGTGTCGGCGGCTCGACGCGCCAAGCCATCGAATACGCTCAGGAAGCCGAGCGCCTGGGTGCCAAAGGCCTGCTGCTGCTGCCGCACTACCTCACCGAAGCCAGCCAGGACGGCGTTGCCGCCCACGTTGAGGCCGTGTGCAAATCGGTAAAAATCGGTGTGGTGGTCTACAACCGTAACGTGTGCCGCCTGACTGCACCGTTGTTGGAGCGCCTGGCCGAGCGTTGCCCGAACCTGATCGGTTACAAGGATGGCCTGGGTGACATCGAGTTGATGGTGTCGATTCGCCGTCGTTTGGGCGACCGTTTCAGCTACCTCGGCGGCCTGCCGACTGCAGAGGTTTACGCCGCTGCCTACAAGGCCCTGGGCGTGCCGGTGTACTCCTCGGCGGTGTTCAACTTCATCCCGAAAACCGCGATGGACTTCTACCACGCGATTGCCCGCGAAGATCACACCACCGTGGCCAAGATCATTGACGACTTCTTCCTGCCCTACCTGGACATCCGTAACCGCAAGGCCGGTTATGCCGTGAGCATCGTCAAGGCAGGCGCAAAAATCGTCGGCTACGACGCAGGCCCTGTGCGCACCCCGCTGACCGACCTGCTGCCGGAAGAGTACGAGGCCCTGGCCGCGCTGATCGACAAGCAAGGCCCGCAATAA
- a CDS encoding calcium/sodium antiporter, with amino-acid sequence MASGLLLLIAGAEILVRAAVRLAASLKVRPLIIGLTIVAFGSSAPQMTVSLQATLAGNTDIAVGSVIGSSIFNILVTLGLSALIIPLRVSRQLVRLDIPVMILAGLLVFTLAANEELTPVDGLCLLTALLAYLGVLHYQTRHSRRPRSLDTVARAPWLSSVLLMLGGLLVLVLAGHLLLGAAVDVASDLGLSERIIGLTLIGVGTSLPCLATSLIAALRGQREIAVGNVIGSNLFNLLGVLGLTALLAPSPLSVSPNALDFDLPVMLGVVVLCLPVFYTGYRVTRAEGLVLLGLYLAYGLHVMSFTTGMPLAGKLEQLMLHYVLPALLVFLVFTSLRAWRRQHKRESQ; translated from the coding sequence CTGGCCAGCGGCCTGCTGCTGCTGATCGCCGGCGCCGAAATCCTGGTGCGCGCCGCCGTGCGCCTGGCGGCCAGCCTCAAGGTGCGCCCGCTGATCATCGGCCTGACCATCGTCGCCTTCGGCAGCAGCGCGCCGCAGATGACCGTCAGCCTGCAGGCCACCCTGGCCGGCAACACCGATATCGCCGTGGGCAGCGTAATCGGCAGCAGTATCTTCAACATCCTGGTGACCCTCGGCCTGTCGGCGCTGATCATTCCGTTACGTGTCTCGCGGCAACTGGTGCGCCTGGATATCCCGGTGATGATCCTCGCCGGCCTGCTGGTGTTCACCCTGGCGGCCAATGAAGAGCTGACGCCGGTCGATGGGCTTTGCCTGCTGACCGCCTTGCTGGCCTACCTCGGCGTGCTGCACTACCAGACCCGTCACTCACGCCGCCCACGCAGCCTGGATACGGTGGCCCGAGCGCCCTGGCTGAGCAGCGTGCTGCTGATGCTCGGCGGGTTGTTGGTGCTGGTGCTGGCCGGGCACCTGCTGCTGGGCGCGGCCGTGGATGTAGCGAGCGACCTGGGCTTGTCGGAACGCATTATCGGCCTGACGCTGATCGGCGTCGGCACTTCGCTGCCATGCCTGGCCACCTCGCTGATTGCCGCGTTGCGCGGCCAACGGGAAATTGCCGTAGGCAACGTGATCGGCAGCAACCTGTTCAACCTGCTGGGAGTACTGGGGCTGACCGCGCTCTTGGCGCCGTCGCCGTTGTCGGTATCGCCCAACGCCCTGGACTTCGACCTGCCGGTGATGCTCGGCGTCGTGGTGTTGTGCTTGCCGGTGTTCTACACCGGCTACCGTGTGACTCGCGCCGAAGGTCTCGTGCTGCTGGGGTTATACCTGGCGTATGGGTTGCACGTGATGTCATTCACCACCGGCATGCCCCTGGCCGGCAAGCTGGAACAATTGATGCTGCATTACGTCCTGCCGGCGCTGCTGGTGTTCCTGGTGTTCACCTCGCTGCGCGCCTGGCGCCGCCAACATAAGAGGGAATCGCAATGA
- a CDS encoding AEC family transporter, with protein sequence MLAIFLTTLTITAPVFAMLFLGVLLKRINWINDNFIHTASSLVFNVTMPALLFLGILHADLHSALKPGLLIYFSVATLVSFALAWGWAIFRCKREDRGIYTQGAFRGNNGVIGLALAASMYGDYGISLGAVLAALVILFYNTLSTIVLAVYSPVIKSDPWSIFKSVVANPLIISVIVAAPFAYFQIGLPGWLEKSMQYLADTTLPLALICIGGTLSLAALRKSGNMALSASLMKMVWLPVVATLGAWLLGFRGPELGILFLYFGAPTAAASFVMARAAEGNHELAAAIIVITTLMAAVTTNIGIFVLQAGGWI encoded by the coding sequence ATGCTGGCTATCTTCCTCACCACCCTGACCATCACCGCGCCGGTGTTTGCCATGCTGTTTCTCGGTGTGCTGCTCAAGCGCATCAATTGGATTAACGACAACTTTATCCACACGGCCTCGTCCCTGGTGTTCAACGTCACCATGCCGGCGTTGCTGTTCCTGGGCATCCTGCATGCCGACCTGCACTCGGCGCTCAAGCCGGGTTTGCTGATTTACTTTTCGGTCGCCACCCTGGTGAGCTTTGCCCTGGCCTGGGGTTGGGCGATCTTTCGTTGCAAGCGTGAGGACCGTGGGATCTACACCCAAGGCGCGTTTCGCGGCAATAACGGCGTGATCGGCCTGGCACTGGCGGCCAGCATGTACGGTGACTATGGGATCTCGCTCGGGGCCGTCCTCGCCGCGCTGGTGATCCTGTTCTACAACACCCTCTCGACCATTGTGCTGGCGGTGTACAGCCCGGTGATCAAGTCCGACCCCTGGAGCATCTTCAAAAGTGTGGTGGCCAACCCGTTGATCATCAGCGTTATCGTGGCGGCGCCGTTCGCGTATTTTCAGATTGGCCTGCCCGGCTGGCTGGAAAAATCCATGCAGTACCTGGCCGACACCACCTTGCCGTTGGCATTGATCTGCATCGGCGGCACCCTGTCCCTGGCGGCGCTGCGCAAGAGCGGCAACATGGCGTTGAGCGCGAGCTTGATGAAGATGGTCTGGTTGCCGGTGGTCGCCACTTTGGGTGCCTGGCTGCTGGGCTTTCGCGGGCCTGAACTGGGGATTCTGTTCCTGTATTTCGGCGCGCCGACGGCCGCCGCTAGCTTCGTGATGGCCAGGGCGGCCGAGGGCAATCACGAGCTGGCGGCGGCGATTATTGTGATCACCACCCTGATGGCGGCGGTGACCACGAATATCGGTATTTTTGTGCTGCAGGCGGGTGGCTGGATCTAG
- a CDS encoding septal ring lytic transglycosylase RlpA family protein has product MKRLLGLLALFSLLTGCASGLIDPNGYDETGTASYYGARHHGKKTASGEPFNQNALTAAHRRLPFGTRVKVTNLDNDKSVVVRINDRGPHTRGRLIDLSREAAEQLGMLRSGTARVRVQAMSN; this is encoded by the coding sequence ATGAAGCGTTTACTTGGCCTTTTAGCCTTGTTCTCTCTGCTGACCGGTTGCGCCAGCGGCCTCATCGACCCCAACGGCTACGACGAAACCGGCACCGCCTCGTATTACGGCGCCCGGCACCATGGTAAAAAAACCGCCAGCGGTGAACCCTTCAACCAGAACGCCCTGACCGCCGCCCACCGGCGACTGCCCTTCGGCACGCGGGTCAAGGTCACCAATCTCGACAACGACAAATCCGTCGTGGTCCGCATCAATGATCGCGGCCCGCATACCCGTGGACGCCTGATCGATCTTTCGCGCGAAGCCGCCGAGCAACTGGGCATGCTGCGCAGCGGCACCGCGCGGGTTCGCGTGCAAGCCATGAGCAACTGA
- a CDS encoding aldehyde dehydrogenase family protein → MSQAQRFENYINGQWVAGADYCVNLNPSELSDVIGEYAKADVAQVNAAIDAARAAFPAWSTSGIQARHDALDKVGSEILARREELGTLLAREEGKTLPEAIGEVTRAGNIFKFFAGECLRLSGDYVPSVRPGVNVEVTREALGVVGLITPWNFPIAIPAWKIAPALAYGNCVVIKPAELVPGCAWALAEIISRAGFPAGVFNLVMGSGRVVGDVLVNSPKVDGISFTGSVGVGRQIAVSCVSRQAKVQLEMGGKNPQIILDDADLKQAVELSVQSAFYSTGQRCTASSRLIVTAGIHDQFVAAMAERMKSIKVGHALKSGTDIGPVVSQAQLDQDLKYIDIGQSEGARLVSGGGVVTCDTEGYYLAPTLFADSEAAMRISREEIFGPVANVVRVADYEAALAMANDTEFGLSAGIATTSLKYANHFKRHSQAGMVMVNLPTAGVDYHVPFGGRKGSSYGSREQGRYAQEFYTVVKTSYIGS, encoded by the coding sequence GTGTCTCAAGCACAGCGTTTTGAAAACTACATCAACGGCCAATGGGTGGCGGGTGCCGACTATTGCGTCAACCTCAACCCGTCGGAGTTGTCTGATGTCATTGGTGAGTATGCCAAGGCCGATGTCGCTCAAGTCAACGCCGCCATCGACGCCGCCCGCGCCGCTTTCCCGGCCTGGTCCACTTCCGGCATCCAGGCGCGTCATGACGCGTTGGACAAAGTCGGCAGCGAAATTCTCGCGCGCCGCGAAGAGCTCGGCACGCTGCTGGCCCGGGAAGAGGGCAAGACCCTGCCCGAGGCCATCGGTGAAGTGACCCGCGCCGGTAACATCTTCAAGTTTTTCGCCGGTGAATGCCTGCGCCTGTCCGGTGATTACGTGCCGTCGGTGCGCCCGGGCGTCAATGTTGAAGTCACCCGCGAAGCCCTGGGCGTGGTCGGCTTGATCACTCCGTGGAACTTCCCGATTGCTATCCCGGCTTGGAAAATCGCTCCGGCCCTGGCCTACGGTAACTGCGTGGTGATCAAGCCGGCCGAGTTGGTGCCGGGCTGCGCCTGGGCCCTGGCGGAGATTATTTCCCGTGCCGGCTTCCCTGCCGGCGTGTTCAACCTGGTGATGGGCAGCGGCCGTGTGGTCGGCGATGTGCTGGTCAACAGCCCGAAGGTCGACGGCATCAGCTTCACCGGTTCCGTGGGTGTGGGGCGTCAGATCGCCGTCAGCTGCGTGTCGCGCCAGGCCAAAGTGCAGTTGGAAATGGGCGGCAAGAACCCGCAGATCATTCTCGATGACGCCGACCTCAAGCAGGCCGTCGAGCTGTCGGTACAGAGTGCGTTCTACTCCACCGGCCAGCGTTGCACGGCATCGAGCCGTTTGATTGTCACCGCCGGCATTCACGACCAATTCGTCGCGGCCATGGCCGAGCGCATGAAGTCGATCAAGGTTGGTCACGCATTGAAAAGCGGTACTGACATTGGCCCGGTAGTGTCCCAGGCGCAGTTGGACCAAGACCTTAAATACATCGACATCGGCCAAAGCGAAGGCGCGCGGCTGGTCAGCGGTGGCGGCGTGGTGACGTGCGACACCGAAGGTTACTACCTGGCGCCGACGCTGTTCGCCGACAGCGAAGCCGCCATGCGCATCAGCCGTGAAGAGATCTTCGGGCCGGTGGCCAACGTGGTGCGCGTGGCGGACTACGAGGCGGCGCTGGCCATGGCCAACGACACCGAGTTCGGCTTGTCGGCGGGCATTGCCACCACCTCGTTGAAGTACGCCAACCACTTCAAGCGCCATTCCCAGGCCGGGATGGTGATGGTCAACCTGCCGACCGCCGGTGTGGATTACCACGTTCCATTCGGTGGCCGGAAGGGCTCGTCCTATGGTTCGCGTGAGCAAGGACGCTATGCGCAAGAGTTCTACACCGTGGTGAAAACCAGCTACATCGGTTCGTAA
- the garD gene encoding galactarate dehydratase → MQLIEHADSPRSIRLHERDNVVIVVNDQGVPAGTEFPDGLVTVEFIPQSHKVTLEDIPQGGQIIRYGQTIGYALAPIPRGSWVQEDQLRMPTAPPLDSLPLSTEVPEAQAPLEGFTFEGYRNADGTVGTRNILGITTTVQCVTGVLDHAVKRIKDELLPKYPHVDDVVALTHSYGCGVAITATDAYIPIRTVRNLARNPNLGGEALVISLGCEKLQAGQVMHDNDSSVDLSEPWLYRLQDSSHGFTEMIEQIMDLAETRLKKLDQRRRETVPASELILGMQCGGSDAFSGITANPALGYASDLLLRAGATVMFSEVTEVRDAIYLLTSRAKTKEVAEELVREMDWYDRYLAKGEADRSANTTPGNKKGGLSNIVEKSLGSIVKSGSSAINGVLGPGERFKGKGLIFCATPASDFVCGTLQLAAGMNLHVFTTGRGTPYGLAMAPVVKVSTRTELAQRWPDLIDIDAGRIATGRASIEELGWELFHFYLDVASGKKQTWAEHHKLHNDITLFNPAPIT, encoded by the coding sequence ATGCAGTTGATTGAACATGCCGACTCGCCACGCTCCATTCGTTTGCACGAGCGCGACAACGTAGTGATCGTGGTGAATGACCAGGGCGTACCGGCCGGGACCGAGTTTCCGGACGGCCTGGTGACCGTGGAATTCATCCCCCAGAGCCACAAGGTGACCCTGGAAGATATCCCGCAAGGTGGTCAGATTATTCGCTACGGCCAGACCATCGGTTACGCCTTGGCGCCGATCCCGCGCGGCAGTTGGGTGCAGGAGGATCAACTGCGCATGCCCACCGCGCCGCCCCTGGACAGCTTGCCGCTGTCCACCGAGGTGCCTGAGGCTCAGGCGCCGTTGGAAGGTTTCACGTTCGAGGGCTACCGCAACGCCGATGGCACCGTGGGCACGCGCAATATCCTCGGCATCACCACCACGGTGCAGTGCGTGACCGGGGTGTTGGACCATGCGGTCAAGCGCATCAAGGACGAGCTGCTGCCCAAGTACCCGCACGTCGATGACGTGGTGGCGCTGACCCACAGCTACGGGTGTGGGGTAGCGATTACCGCCACCGACGCCTACATCCCGATCCGCACTGTGCGCAACCTGGCGCGCAACCCGAACCTGGGGGGCGAAGCGTTGGTGATCAGCCTGGGCTGCGAGAAATTGCAGGCCGGGCAGGTGATGCATGACAACGACAGTTCCGTGGACTTGAGCGAGCCGTGGTTGTATCGGCTGCAGGACTCCAGCCACGGATTTACCGAAATGATCGAGCAGATCATGGACCTGGCTGAAACCCGCCTGAAAAAACTCGACCAGCGCCGCCGCGAAACCGTGCCGGCGTCCGAGCTGATTCTGGGCATGCAGTGTGGCGGCAGTGATGCGTTTTCCGGCATCACCGCCAACCCGGCGCTGGGGTATGCCTCGGACCTGTTGCTGCGGGCGGGGGCGACGGTGATGTTTTCCGAAGTTACCGAAGTCCGCGATGCGATCTACCTGCTGACTTCTCGCGCAAAGACGAAGGAAGTTGCCGAAGAGTTGGTGCGGGAAATGGACTGGTACGACCGCTACCTGGCCAAGGGCGAGGCGGATCGCAGCGCCAACACCACGCCGGGTAACAAGAAGGGCGGGTTGTCGAATATCGTCGAGAAGTCCTTGGGCTCCATCGTCAAGTCCGGCAGCAGCGCGATCAACGGCGTGTTGGGCCCAGGCGAGCGGTTCAAGGGCAAGGGTTTGATCTTTTGCGCCACGCCGGCCAGTGATTTTGTGTGCGGCACCCTGCAACTGGCGGCGGGCATGAACCTGCATGTGTTCACTACCGGGCGCGGCACGCCTTACGGGCTGGCGATGGCCCCGGTGGTGAAAGTGTCGACCCGTACGGAATTGGCGCAGCGCTGGCCGGACCTCATCGATATTGATGCCGGGCGCATCGCCACCGGCCGCGCGAGCATCGAAGAGCTGGGTTGGGAGCTGTTTCACTTCTACCTGGACGTGGCCAGCGGCAAGAAGCAGACCTGGGCGGAGCATCACAAGCTGCACAACGACATCACCTTGTTCAACCCGGCGCCGATTACCTGA
- a CDS encoding FadR/GntR family transcriptional regulator, whose translation MENANTAPRLPRKRRSLAQELVTVLSEQIRDGELKRGDKLPTESAIMEAHGVSRTVVREAISRLQAAGQVETRHGIGTFVLDTPSPSGFRIDPATVVTLRDVLAILELRISLEVESAGLAALRRSDEQLAAMRAALDALNESAAHAGDAVASDFAFHLEIALSTGNRYFTDIMTHLGTSIIPRTRLNSARLAHDDQQHYMGRLSREHEEIYEAIARQDSDAARAAMRLHLTNSRERLRQAHEEAQAQRG comes from the coding sequence ATGGAAAACGCCAACACCGCCCCTCGTCTTCCCCGCAAGCGCCGCAGCCTTGCCCAGGAATTGGTCACGGTGTTGTCCGAGCAAATCCGCGATGGTGAGCTCAAACGGGGCGACAAGCTGCCCACTGAGTCGGCGATCATGGAAGCCCATGGTGTAAGCCGCACGGTGGTGCGCGAAGCCATTTCGCGCCTGCAGGCGGCGGGGCAGGTAGAAACCCGCCATGGCATCGGTACCTTTGTGCTGGACACGCCGAGCCCCAGCGGTTTTCGTATCGACCCGGCCACGGTGGTCACGTTGCGTGATGTGTTGGCCATTCTGGAGCTGCGTATCAGCCTGGAAGTGGAATCAGCCGGTCTGGCGGCCCTGCGCCGCAGCGACGAACAACTGGCGGCCATGCGCGCGGCGCTCGATGCGCTGAATGAAAGCGCGGCGCATGCTGGCGATGCGGTGGCGTCCGATTTCGCATTCCACCTGGAGATTGCCCTGTCCACCGGCAACCGCTATTTCACCGACATCATGACCCACCTGGGCACCAGCATCATTCCGCGAACCCGCCTGAACTCGGCGCGCCTGGCCCATGATGACCAGCAGCATTACATGGGCCGTCTGAGCCGCGAGCACGAAGAAATTTATGAAGCGATCGCGCGCCAGGATTCGGATGCGGCGCGCGCGGCGATGCGTTTGCACCTGACCAACAGCCGCGAGCGGCTGCGCCAGGCGCATGAAGAGGCGCAGGCACAGCGGGGGTGA
- a CDS encoding carboxymuconolactone decarboxylase family protein — translation MTDQKKPGVEMRRQVMGDAFVDRALGNATEFTQPLQDFVNEHAWGSVWNREGLPLKTRSLITLAALTALKCPQELKGHVRGALNNGCTVEEIREALLHCAVYAGVPAAIDAFRAAQEVIDTYQKEG, via the coding sequence ATGACCGATCAGAAAAAGCCCGGGGTTGAAATGCGTCGCCAGGTCATGGGCGATGCGTTCGTCGACCGCGCCCTGGGCAATGCCACCGAGTTCACCCAGCCGTTGCAGGATTTCGTCAACGAACATGCCTGGGGCAGCGTGTGGAACCGCGAAGGTTTGCCGCTGAAGACCCGCAGCCTGATCACCCTCGCCGCCCTCACCGCGCTCAAGTGCCCCCAGGAACTCAAGGGCCACGTGCGTGGTGCGCTGAACAACGGCTGCACCGTGGAGGAAATTCGCGAAGCGCTGCTGCATTGCGCGGTGTATGCGGGTGTGCCGGCGGCGATTGATGCGTTTCGTGCCGCTCAGGAAGTGATCGATACCTACCAGAAAGAAGGCTAG
- a CDS encoding phospholipase: MSGLELAAPEKKSPPLRFEGSEHTAIGDDTLLRFAKDAPAIPARQVELHLPNGLALTYGQVIALGGDFYGVPGRPISDGASPADRVQRFMAAFNSLAVLPASREEAGKILAVMQKEINAINQAIQDGKQPHEAYDALGDTFSEEWNRITGGGSAVSALIPLGRYLKLAADNADHFGEWALSAYLAGHTAALQQAVAAHQTGTDQALELAYAMNSFADHFLTDLFSAGHLRVPRKQLAAVVTPGELGSLISRFMHDEDSQFGLKVRNALGDEWHAYGDKRYFDGIDAANRLQVKRAVQASADEIFATFASGVAPSPANFKAPLHVPDLNAAQNPANNFSPLFKVEGDKVLRRKDVNDLNDKHWTHDWWGWSTYLLLKDYKPNTPLS; the protein is encoded by the coding sequence ATGTCAGGTCTTGAACTCGCAGCACCCGAAAAAAAATCCCCGCCCCTGCGCTTCGAAGGCAGCGAACACACCGCCATCGGCGACGACACACTGTTGCGCTTCGCCAAGGACGCGCCGGCCATTCCCGCACGCCAAGTCGAACTGCACCTGCCCAACGGGCTGGCCCTGACTTACGGCCAAGTGATTGCCCTGGGCGGCGACTTCTATGGCGTTCCCGGCCGCCCCATCAGCGATGGCGCCTCCCCTGCCGACCGTGTGCAACGTTTTATGGCGGCCTTCAACTCGCTGGCGGTGTTGCCAGCCTCGCGGGAAGAAGCCGGCAAGATCCTCGCGGTGATGCAAAAGGAGATCAACGCGATCAACCAGGCGATCCAGGACGGCAAACAACCCCACGAAGCCTACGATGCCCTCGGTGATACGTTTTCCGAGGAATGGAACCGCATCACCGGAGGCGGCAGCGCGGTTTCGGCGCTGATTCCGCTGGGGCGTTATTTGAAGCTGGCGGCGGACAACGCTGACCACTTCGGTGAATGGGCCCTATCGGCCTACCTGGCAGGGCACACGGCAGCCTTGCAACAAGCCGTCGCGGCCCATCAAACCGGTACCGACCAGGCACTGGAGTTGGCGTATGCCATGAACAGTTTCGCTGATCACTTTTTAACCGATCTATTTTCCGCCGGACACCTGCGCGTACCCCGCAAACAGCTGGCGGCGGTGGTGACGCCTGGCGAACTGGGCTCGTTGATCAGCCGCTTCATGCACGATGAAGACAGCCAGTTTGGGCTCAAAGTACGCAATGCCCTGGGTGATGAGTGGCATGCCTATGGGGATAAACGCTACTTCGACGGCATCGATGCGGCTAATCGGCTGCAGGTCAAACGCGCGGTGCAGGCGTCCGCCGATGAAATCTTCGCAACGTTTGCCAGCGGTGTGGCGCCCTCCCCGGCCAACTTCAAGGCGCCGCTGCATGTGCCGGACTTGAACGCTGCACAAAACCCGGCGAATAACTTTTCGCCGCTGTTCAAGGTTGAGGGTGACAAGGTGCTGCGACGCAAGGACGTGAATGACCTGAACGACAAGCACTGGACTCACGATTGGTGGGGGTGGAGTACGTATTTGTTGCTCAAGGACTACAAGCCGAATACGCCGCTGAGTTGA